The following are encoded together in the Ascochyta rabiei chromosome 19, complete sequence genome:
- a CDS encoding Mitotic spindle checkpoint component mad2, variant 2, with product MSEPRTTRSSKTASSTSKPASASASTSSKSTSKSKSKSSKTDGAKVHKLALKGSSKIVNEFFEYSINTILFQRGVYPAEDFTAVKKYGLTMMVTADDQVKAYIKKIMSQLKEWMYGGKITKLVVVITSKETGEHVERWQFDVQILGKNAKTRSSKTTTDQENSVPDGGEAVPEEKTETEIQAEIQSVFRQITASVTFLPMLDGNCTFNVLVYADADSDVPLEWGDSDAKEIKNGEKVQLRSFSSSNHRVDTLVSYRYVESNIMVHVLGLIPPGLGNSLDLQTLHHSLTRLSLRNPVSPLYSSAAPTSMSYRQRRAHLRSGTATLQNARVNKSQPPEHRHLVD from the exons ATGTCCGAGCCAAGGACCACCAGGTCTTCCAAGACCGCCTCGTCAACTTCGAAACCAGCATCAGCCTCGGCATCAACCTCGTCAAAGTCGACCTCCAAGTCAAAATCAAAGTCGTCCAAGACCGACGGTGCAAAGGTGCACAAGCTGGCTCTCAAGGGCTCCTCCAAAATCGTCAACGAATTC TTCGAGTACTCTATCAACACCATTCT GTTCCAACGAGGCGTCTACCCTGCAGAAGACTTCACCGC AGTCAAAAAATATGGACTGACCATGATGG TGACGGCCGACGACCAAGTCAAGGCATACATCAAGAAGATCATGTCGCAGCTCAAGGAGTGGATGTACGGCGGCAAAATCACCAAGCTGGTCGTCGTCATCACCAGCAAGGAAACCGGCGAGCATGTGGAGCGCTGGCAGTTTGAC GTCCAGATCTTGGGGAAAAACGCAAAGACAAGATCGTCCAAGACTACAACCGACCAAGAAAATTCGGTTCCAGA CGGGGGCGAGGCTGTTCCAGAAGAGAAGACGGAAACCGAGATTCAGGCTGAGATTCAGTCCGTCTTTCGACAAATCACTGCCTCGGTCACTTTCCTGCCCATGCTTGACGGCAACTGCACCTTCAATGTGCTCGTGTACGCCGATGCGGATTCGGACGTGCCTCTGGAGTGGGGCGATAGCGACGCCAAAGAGATCAAGAACGGCGAAAAGGTACAGCTGAGAAGCTTCAGCTCGAGCAATCACCGAGTAGATACGCTAGTGAGCTACAGGTATGTTGAGTCCAATATCATGGTACATGTGTTGGGACTGATCCCTCCAGGCTTGGGGAATAGCCTCGATCTACAAACACTACATCATTCGTTGACACGCCTATCTTTGCGCAACCCTGTTTCTCCCCTGTATTCCTCTGCCGCACCTACAAGCATGTCTTACCGGCAGCGCCGGGCGCATCTCCGGTCCGGCACTGCGACGCTCCAGAATGCAAGAGTCAACAAGTCTCAACCCCCCGAGCATCGCCACCTTGTCGATTGA
- a CDS encoding Mitotic spindle checkpoint component mad2, with translation MSEPRTTRSSKTASSTSKPASASASTSSKSTSKSKSKSSKTDGAKVHKLALKGSSKIVNEFFEYSINTILFQRGVYPAEDFTAVKKYGLTMMVTADDQVKAYIKKIMSQLKEWMYGGKITKLVVVITSKETGEHVERWQFDVQILGKNAKTRSSKTTTDQENSVPDGGEAVPEEKTETEIQAEIQSVFRQITASVTFLPMLDGNCTFNVLVYADADSDVPLEWGDSDAKEIKNGEKVQLRSFSSSNHRVDTLVSYRLGE, from the exons ATGTCCGAGCCAAGGACCACCAGGTCTTCCAAGACCGCCTCGTCAACTTCGAAACCAGCATCAGCCTCGGCATCAACCTCGTCAAAGTCGACCTCCAAGTCAAAATCAAAGTCGTCCAAGACCGACGGTGCAAAGGTGCACAAGCTGGCTCTCAAGGGCTCCTCCAAAATCGTCAACGAATTC TTCGAGTACTCTATCAACACCATTCT GTTCCAACGAGGCGTCTACCCTGCAGAAGACTTCACCGC AGTCAAAAAATATGGACTGACCATGATGG TGACGGCCGACGACCAAGTCAAGGCATACATCAAGAAGATCATGTCGCAGCTCAAGGAGTGGATGTACGGCGGCAAAATCACCAAGCTGGTCGTCGTCATCACCAGCAAGGAAACCGGCGAGCATGTGGAGCGCTGGCAGTTTGAC GTCCAGATCTTGGGGAAAAACGCAAAGACAAGATCGTCCAAGACTACAACCGACCAAGAAAATTCGGTTCCAGA CGGGGGCGAGGCTGTTCCAGAAGAGAAGACGGAAACCGAGATTCAGGCTGAGATTCAGTCCGTCTTTCGACAAATCACTGCCTCGGTCACTTTCCTGCCCATGCTTGACGGCAACTGCACCTTCAATGTGCTCGTGTACGCCGATGCGGATTCGGACGTGCCTCTGGAGTGGGGCGATAGCGACGCCAAAGAGATCAAGAACGGCGAAAAGGTACAGCTGAGAAGCTTCAGCTCGAGCAATCACCGAGTAGATACGCTAGTGAGCTACAG GCTTGGGGAATAG
- a CDS encoding Translation factor guf1 mitochondrial, producing the protein MRSCVRTASSLVQGWRAQRARPHGLLLPNTRHAHGHTHGRAPTRGALERLPPPRQARGYAQAFRAPSHLERLTPPRLARGYAQAFRAPSHLERLTPPRLARGYAQAFRAPSDLEKRIAAIPIERYRNFCIVAHVDHGKSTLSDRLLELTGTIQPGGNKQILDRLDVERERGITVKAQTCTMLYNHAGADYLLHLVDTPGHVDFRAEVSRSYASCGGALLLVDASQGVQAQTVANFYLAFAQGLTLLPVLNKVDLPHADSPRVLEQMHDTFELDPDAAVLVSAKTGLNVAALLPAVVDRIPAPVGNLAAPLRLLLVDSWYDVYKGVILLVRVFDGLVRPGDTVRSFATGLKYIVGEVGIMYPDPTPQTVLKAGQVGYIHFNPGMKRSQEAKVGDTYTTLGSEKLVEPYPGFEEPKSMVFVAAFPTDQDNFEHLEDSINQIILNDRSVTLQKESSDALGAGWRLGFLGTLHCSVFEDRLRQEHGANIIITPPSVPFKVFWRDGTETVITNPNDFPDADEFHLRVQEVHEPYVLATITMPQEYLGEVIKLCEGNRGIQRELTFFTATQVILKYDLPLSHLVDDFFGKLKGSTKGYASLDYEDAGFHRSSITKLNLLVNGSPVDAVSRVLHTSQIDRVGRLWVDKFKEHVDRQMFEVVIQAAAGRRIVARATIKPFRKDVLAKLHASDLSRRRKLLEKQKEGRKKLRAVGNVVVEQEAFQKFLAK; encoded by the coding sequence ATGCGATCATGCGTCCGGACCGCGAGCAGCCTGGTGCAGGGCTGGCGGGCGCAGCGAGCGCGCCCTCATGGCTTGCTCTTGCCCAACACTCGACACGCCCATGGACACACCCATGGACGCGCACCCACACGCGGCGCCCTTGAGCGCCTCCCACCGCCACGGCAGGCCAGAGGGTACGCGCAGGCATTCCGCGCACCGTCGCACCTCGAGCGTCTCACTCCCCCACGGCTGGCCAGAGGGTACGCGCAGGCATTCCGCGCACCGTCGCACCTCGAGCGTCTCACTCCCCCACGGCTGGCCAGAGGGTACGCGCAGGCCTTCCGCGCACCGTCGGACCTCGAGAAACGCATCGCAGCCATCCCAATCGAGCGGTACCGCAACTTCTGCATCGTGGCGCACGTCGACCACGGCAAGAGCACGCTGTCGGACCGGCTGCTGGAGCTGACGGGCACCATCCAGCCCGGCGGCAACAAGCAGATCCTCGACCGGCTCGACGTGGAGCGCGAGCGCGGCATCACGGTCAAGGCGCAGACGTGCACCATGCTCTACAACCACGCCGGCGCCGACTACCTGCTGCACCTCGTCGACACGCCCGGCCACGTCGACTTCCGCGCCGAGGTCTCGCGCAGCTACGCCTCGTGCGGCGGCGCCCTGCTGCTCGTCGACGCCAGCCAGGGCGTGCAGGCCCAGACGGTCGCCAACTTCTACCTCGCCTTCGCCCAGGGCCTGACCCTGCTGCCCGTCCTCAACAAGGTCGACCTGCCCCACGCCGACTCGCCGCGCGTGCTCGAGCAGATGCACGACACCTTCGAGCTCGACCCTGACGCCGCCGTGCTCGTCTCCGCCAAGACGGGCCTCAACGTCGCCGCCCTGCTGCCCGCCGTCGTCGACAGGATCCCCGCCCCCGTCGGCAACCTCGCCGCGCCCCTGCGCCTGCTGCTCGTCGACTCGTGGTACGACGTCTACAAGGGCGTCATCCTGCTCGTCCGCGTCTTCGACGGCCTCGTCCGCCCCGGCGACACGGTGCGCTCCTTCGCCACCGGCCTCAAGTACATCGTCGGCGAGGTCGGCATCATGTACCCGGACCCCACTCCGCAGACGGTCCTCAAGGCCGGCCAGGTCGGCTACATCCACTTCAACCCGGGCATGAAGCGCAGCCAGGAGGCCAAGGTCGGCGACACCTACACCACCCTCGGCAGCGAGAAGCTCGTCGAGCCCTACCCCGGCTTCGAGGAGCCCAAGAGCATGGTCTTCGTCGCCGCCTTCCCCACCGACCAGGACAACTTCGAGCACCTCGAGGACAGCATCAACCAGATCATCCTCAACGACCGCTCCGTCACCCTGCAGAAGGAGTCGTCCGACGCCCTGGGCGCTGGCTGGCGCCTCGGCTTCCTCGGCACCCTCCACTGCTCCGTCTTCGAGGACCGACTGCGCCAGGAGCACGGCGCCAACATCATCATCACCCCGCCCTCGGTCCCCTTCAAGGTCTTCTGGCGCGACGGCACCGAGACCGTCATCACAAACCCAAACGATTTCCCCGACGCTGACGAGTTCCACTTGCGCGTCCAGGAGGTCCACGAGCCCTACGTCCTGGCCACCATCACCATGCCCCAGGAGTACCTGGGCGAGGTCATCAAACTGTGCGAAGGCAACCGCGGCATCCAAAGAGAACTCACCTTCTTCACCGCCACCCAGGTCATCCTCAAATACGACCTCCCGCTCTCCCACCTCGTCGACGACTTCTTCGGCAAGCTCAAGGGCAGCACAAAGGGCTACGCCAGCCTCGACTACGAAGACGCCGGCTTCCACCGCTCCAGCATCACCAAGCTCAACCTCCTCGTCAACGGCTCCCCCGTCGATGCCGTCTCCCGCGTCCTGCACACGAGCCAGATCGACCGCGTCGGCCGCCTGTGGGTCGACAAGTTCAAGGAGCACGTCGACCGCCAGATGTTCGAGGTCGTCATCCAAGCCGCCGCCGGCCGCCGCATCGTCGCCCGCGCCACCATCAAGCCCTTCCGCAAGGACGTCCTGGCTAAGCTGCACGCGAGCGATCTGTCGCGCCGAAGGAAGCTGCTCGAGAAGCAGAAGGAGGGCCGCAAGAAGCTGCGCGCCGTCGGCAACGTCGTGGTGGAGCAGGAAGCCTTCCAAAAGTTCTTGGCCAAGTAG